Proteins from one Bartonella sp. HY328 genomic window:
- a CDS encoding ABC transporter substrate-binding protein → MKLISLKRIFLTASFIAGIATSPLAAQEPVKIGMITTLSGPAGYLGQDLRDGFQLAIDMEGGKLGGIPVQLIVEDDSQKPTNGRQIAERMMHEENVHIFTGIVFSNIAGATVPDIVDNGNFFISANAAPSNFAGKECHENYFVVNWQNDSLHEGGGELANQLGYKRVFLLASNYQSGKDGIAGFKRFFKGEIVGETYTRLDQTDFSAEIAQIRNTKPDVVYQIHSGGLGITFLRQYQQAGLLDTIPMLVSEPSLDTVTLKAVGDAAIGLKMALHWNSDFDNPANKAFVEAWNKKYKRPSTFYADQGYETALVIAAALKDTKGNIKDEDAFREALRNVKINSTRGEFHFDKNQHPIQNWYAAEVVKGVDGQPQIKTGAIIFSNKGDSYASQCKL, encoded by the coding sequence ATGAAATTAATATCCTTAAAACGTATTTTCTTAACAGCATCCTTTATTGCAGGCATTGCAACATCACCATTGGCCGCGCAAGAGCCAGTAAAAATCGGTATGATAACCACTTTAAGTGGACCAGCTGGCTATCTCGGGCAAGATCTTCGCGATGGATTTCAACTTGCCATCGACATGGAGGGCGGCAAGCTTGGCGGTATTCCTGTCCAGTTGATTGTCGAAGATGACAGCCAAAAACCTACCAATGGCAGACAAATTGCCGAGCGGATGATGCATGAAGAAAATGTCCATATTTTTACGGGCATTGTCTTTTCCAATATAGCCGGTGCCACCGTGCCGGACATTGTTGATAATGGCAATTTTTTCATTAGTGCCAATGCCGCACCTTCCAATTTTGCTGGCAAAGAATGTCATGAAAATTATTTCGTTGTAAATTGGCAAAATGACTCCCTTCACGAAGGTGGCGGTGAGCTTGCCAACCAGCTTGGCTATAAGCGTGTATTTTTGCTTGCCTCTAACTACCAATCTGGCAAAGACGGTATTGCAGGCTTCAAGCGCTTTTTTAAGGGTGAAATTGTTGGTGAAACCTATACACGTTTAGACCAAACTGATTTTTCTGCTGAAATTGCGCAAATTCGGAATACTAAACCTGATGTCGTCTATCAAATTCATTCCGGTGGGCTTGGCATTACATTTTTACGCCAATATCAGCAGGCTGGCCTACTTGATACAATCCCGATGCTCGTTAGTGAACCATCACTTGATACAGTTACCCTTAAAGCGGTTGGTGATGCTGCTATAGGGCTTAAAATGGCACTTCATTGGAATAGTGACTTTGATAATCCAGCCAATAAAGCCTTTGTCGAGGCTTGGAATAAGAAATATAAAAGACCATCAACCTTTTATGCCGATCAAGGCTATGAAACCGCCCTTGTTATAGCTGCCGCCTTAAAAGACACTAAAGGCAATATTAAAGATGAAGATGCCTTTCGCGAAGCTTTGCGCAATGTCAAAATCAACTCTACCCGCGGTGAATTTCATTTTGACAAAAATCAGCATCCCATACAAAATTGGTATGCCGCA